CTGAGCACCATGCGCAACTGCTTGGCCAGGTGACGAGTGATGCCCATGGTGAATTTTGGGTGGAGCTACCTGCGGGTAGCTATACCTTGATGGCTCAGTATGACACTGATCTTTATCTTAATTCTTTTTCCGGCGATGGTTACTATACCTCCGTTGACGTCCGCCCCGGAGAGGTGGCGGACGTGACGCTAACCAATCATGAACAGGCTACGTTTTAGCCATGACCTCCTCCTCCCGGTGTTTCAATGACGAAGGTGTCCCCTGCATTCATAGCCACTTCAGCATTGCCGGGCAGATGTTCAATGGCACCATCACAACGTTCAACCCAGTTGTGTCCCAGTTGCCCTGGCTCTCCTCCATGCAGACCAAAAGGTGGAATACGGCGATGCCCTGATAAAATAGCTGCGGTCATCGGTTGACGGAACTGGATGCAACGCACGACCCCATTGCCGCCAGTGTGACGCCCCAGACCGCCACTGTGGGCGCGAATGGAGAACTCATTGATCAACACCGGAAACCGCCATTCTAGAACCTCTGGATCCGTTAACCGTGAGTTGGTCATATGAGTTTGAACGGCATCGGTTCCGTTAAAATCTTTCCCTGCACCTGAACCACCACAGATGGTTTCATAGTATTGATGCTGAGCATCACCAAAGGTAAAGTTATTCATGGTTCCTTGAGCAGCGGCCATAATGCCCAGCGCTCCATAGAGGGCATTGGCGATCGCTTGAGAGGTTTCCACATTACCAGCAACCACCGCCGCTGGGTAACAAGGGTTGAGCAAGCAGCCTTCGGGGATGGTCATGCGCAGAGGTTTCAGACAGCCAGCATTCAGGGGAATCTGATCATCCACTAAGCTGCGAAAGACATACAGCACCACAGCTTTAGCGATCGCTAGGGGAGCATTGAGATTGGTGGGCTGTTGGGGAGAGGTGCCGGTGAAGTCAATATGGGCAGTGCGATCGCGATGGTTGAGGGCGATCGCCACCTTGATCTGACTACCATCATCTAGCTCATAGGTAAATTGACCATCGCTTAACCGTTCAATGACCTGTTGCACCGAAGCAGTAGCATTATCCTGAATATGCTGCATATAGGACTGCACAACCGATAAGCCATAGTGATCGACCATGCGCTGCAGTTCGTAGCTGCCTCGCTCATTGGCGGCAATTTGAGCTTTTAGATCGGCGATATTCTGGATAGGATTGCGGGCGGGGTGAGATCCGGACGTGAGCAGGTCCAAAATCTCCGCCTCGCAGAAACGTCCCTGATTCACCAATTGCACGTTATCCAGCAACACGCCCTCCTGATCCAAATGGGTGCTGTAGGGAGGCATGGAGCCGGGGGTGATGCCGCCAATGTCAGCATGATGCCCCCGAGAGGCCAGGTAAAATAATGGCTGATCATGATTTAGAAATACAGGCGTGATCACGGTAATATCTGGCAAATGGGTGCCGCCGTTGTAGGGATTGTTGGAGACATACACATCGCCCGGCTGGAGGCGATCGCCTTGGGCGCGCATCAAACTGCTGACGCTCTCACTCATAGAGCCCAGATGAACTGGAATATGGGGAGCATTGGCAACAAGCTGACCTTGGGCATCAAACAGGGCACAGGAGAAGTCGAGGCGCTCTTTAATGTTGACGGAATAACTTGTATTTTGCAGCGTAATTCCCATCTGTTCCGCAATGGATTGGAAGAGATTGTTGAAAATCTCCAGGAGTACAGGATCAGGAGTAGACGTTGTCTCGTGGTCTAGATCTAAGGGTTCGGCGGCTACAGCAGCAACCTGGCGCAGAATCAGAGCGTTATGCTCTGTTAAACATGCCACCCAGCCAGACTCCACCACATTGGTTCCCGTCGCTTCAATGATCAGAGCTGGGCCAGGAATGGTGTCGCTGGGGCACAGATCGGCGCGATGGTAGACGGGCGCAGGATGCCACTGATGATGGCTATATACTGTTACAGTGGCGATCGCCTGGAGGGGACTGTCACGTTGGGTAGACACCTGAGATTCCGCTAAGGGAGGCGTCTGACCAATCACCTCGACGGAAGCAGCTTCAATGATTAAATCTTTATCTGGCATGATAAAGCCATAGCGCTGCTTATGCTGCTCTTCAAACTGCGATCGCATCTCATCTATACTGCCAGCGGTCACGAGGAGTGCTGAATCTGTGCCTGCGTAGCGCAGATGGGCTTTACGGATAGACTGCAAGGTATCCTCTGTCATCCCCTGGCCAATCACCTCCGCCATCGCCTCCTGCTGCAAGGTATCCAGAAGTTGAGATAACTGCGGTAGCATATCCGGTGATAAGGGCTGTTCTACAGCCACCTCTCGCAGACTGCGCACATCTGCTTGACCAATGCCATAGGCGGAAAGAACGCCGGCGTAGGGATGGAGAAAAATCTGAGTCATGCCCAAGGCTTCGGCAATTAGGCAAGCGTGCTGGCCACCGGCACCCCCAAAGCAGCACAGGGTATAGTCTGTGACATCATATCCTCGCTGCACCGATATTTTTTTGATCGCATTGGCCATTTTATCAATGGCGATAGCTAGATAACCTGCTGCCACCTGTTCTGGTGTGCGGCGATCGCCCGTTTGTTCCTCAATTAGAACTGCTTGTTCCGCAAAGGCCTGCTGAACGCCCTCCCGGTCAAGGGGAAGATTCCCGTTGGGGCCAAAGACTTGAGGAAAGAAATCAGGCTGTAGTTTACCTAGCATAATATTGCAGTCTGTGACCGTCAGCGGCCCGCCCTGGCCATAGCCGGCTGGCCCTGGCTGTGCTCCGGCGGAGTCTGGCCCAACGCGATAGCGGGCTCCGTCGAACGATAGAATCGAGCCACCTCCGGCTGCCACAGTATGGATCGACAGCATGGGAGCCCGCAGCCGCACCCCGGCGATCTCGGTTTCAAAGGTGCGTTCATAGTCACCCTTAAAGTGCGATACATCGGTAGACGTGCCGCCCATATCAAAGCCAATGATGCGATGGAACCCTGCCTGCACGCTTGTTTTAACGGCACCGACAATGCCCCCAGCCGGCCCTGAGAGTAAGCTATCTTTTCCTTGAAATAAACGAGCATCGGTTAATCCACCATCCGATTTCATAAATTCCAGCCTTGGACGTAAGGCTCCTGGTTCCTCAGGTTCCAGAGCTGCAGCAACTTGGTCTACATAGCGGCGGAGAATAGGAGATAGATAAGCATCCACAACCGTTGTATCCCCACGACTCACCAGCTTCATCAATGGACTAACGCTGTGAGATACGGAAACCTGGGGAAAGCCCACCTGATGGGCGATCGCTGCAATAGCCTGTTCATGGTCGGGGTAGCGATAGCCGTGAATCAATACGATGGCACAACTGCGAATTCCGTCATCGTAGGCCGCCTGCATGGCTTGGGTGACGCGATCGATTTCAGCAGCATTGAGGGGAAGATATTCTTCGCCCTCGGCCGTGTAGCGCTCATTCACCTCTAGCACCTGGTCATAGAGCATATCGGGTAAGACAATCTCACGGGCAAAGATATTGGGACGGTTTTGATAGCCAATGCGCAGAACATCCCGGAATCCACGAGTGGTGACGAATAGGGTGCGATCGCCTTTCCGTTCCAATAAAGCATTAGTCGCTACAGTCGTTCCCATTTTCACCCGCTGCAGTTGTCCAGCAGGAATAGGTTCGTGGGCAGCCAGTCCTAGAATATCGCGAATGCCCTGAATGACAGCGTCTGCATAGCGATCGGGCTGTTCTGACAGCAGTTTATAGACAATCACCCACTGCTGATGGGGCAAAGCTGTTACTTGAAAACGACGTTGGCTGGAGAGGCGTTCAGCGATCGCGCTATCATCTGTTACTGCTACAAGATCCGTAAATGTTCCACCGCGATCAGCAAAAACGTTTAACATACTTAAAACTCCTGATATGTGTTCGAAAAATTTGATGACGCTCAGAACAGCCTCTTGCATTCTCATACTATGAGGGGCTTGATCTTATCTCTCATTATCCTCATACTATAACCTGAACCCTAACAAGGCTTGCTTGCATTATATCAAATCCAGTTAGACGCACAATTGCATTCAAGGCTTGGGCAATCCAGATGTCTGTAGCTTCTTTGCTAAAGTAGCAGCGAAGAGGGGAATTGAATATAGGCTTTTACCGTCATGAATATTCAACCGGATTTGATCATACAACTTTCGCCATGGGGTACTAGCAGCCACAGCCACCACTACTTGCTGCGTCTTCTTCTGCCTTAAAAATCTGCTTCAAATCATCCAAGACTCCCCCGGAAAGCACAGTATACCCATAAAGGGCAAATCGCTGCGCGAGATTGTAGGCATCGTGGTTGTTCTTGATATCTATCAGTGTTCGAATACCCCAACGGGTACGACCACCAGGTACAAAACAGCATAGAGTAGCAATGCCAATCGATTGATGCAGAACTGTGAAGCTGCTCATATCTGAAATTTGAATACCCAGAGACTGCTCAACAACTGGTATCCATATTCCACTAAAAATCGTTATGAAGATAAAGTATCCCAAACTTTTTCCCATACAAGCGGCCCATCCTTTCATCAACAGTTTTTCTTGCTCTAGGGATCCTTGTAGACCATTCATGTCGTATTGACTGACTCGCCGTAGATCTTGTAGGGATGGAGTTAGACAAACCTGTTGCATCAATTGTCGTTCTAGACTAGTTGCTTCAGGTGGCAACCACTTTGCGATAGCAAAAGTTCGATGTCGGACATTGAGATACAGATATCCTTGATATACCAGTTGCATAATCGCTAAGTCCACAGCTCGTGCTTTCCCACCTTCTAAATAAGCCATCTGATATATATCCAGTTGAGGTCTTTGGGGTTGTTGGTCGGGACTTCGGATTATATAGCGTACTATCAGTCCAAGGATGGCAGAGCTACAAAGAGCAACAACAGACGGATTCATAGATACATAACTTGCCGCCGGTTCAATGGTAGACCCTTGTGCCGCACTGATCCAGCCAATGGTCACGAGGGCAATGATGCCAATGATGCTCAGAAGTTGGGCGAATTTTAGGTAAGAATATTGCTTGGGAATGACCCAATGATCGTTTAAGCTCACTCGCTGCATGTTGAGTTCTGTGCCAAACCGCACATCGGCTGGTGACCAAAGGTCAATGGGAGGAGAACCCCAAACCTGCTGATAGCTTGCGATGGTTTGCGCGTAGAGGCGATGGAATTCTGCGCGCTCTAACCGTCCTCCCCGTGCTGGATGATGGTGTAGTGTCTTCCCCAACACCTTGGGGCAAAACTCGTTCCAATAGGACTGAGTGAGGAGCAAATGGGCGTGCCATACCTGGTCTACCTGATCAGAGGGTACCACTTGATGCTTAGCAACGACCGTGAGAAAGGCAAACTTTTTATACTCTGCGATCGCTCTCTGGGTGTAGGTTAGAGACCAACCCTGGTTTCTCATGAGCTGGCGAGTAAACCCAAACTCGTGGTTTGGGTCGTCTAGTTCAAATGCTTGTAGCCGCTGATAAAGGGCTGACTGGAACGTATCTAGCATAGTTGCTAAACTTGGTGATAGGCTATAATCATCTTAAATTGCATCCAGAGATGAGTAAATATTGTGACTATGTAGTGAAGTGTAATCAAGTGTAAGGGAGCTCCTGAATATCTTCTTTGCTTTTGTCTGTTTTCAAATGGTGACTGATTATGAGTTGGACGTCTTTTTTGGAAGCACTTTGTAATTGTCAAGAGTATGGATTGACACCTCTTGAAGCGGAAGTAGTCATGTGTCTTCAAGAAGCTCAATGTCAAACTAAACGTGAATTGCTAGAATTCTACATGCAGTCATACTCGACAATTGAAGAAGAAGCTTTTACCCAAAGACTGAAGAATATCTATAAAAAGTTTCAAATTGATGGGAAAGGGCATAAACTTCCGCAACTTCATAAGCGTTTAACTGAACAGTATCTTCAATATCAAAATAATGATATTTTCTTTTCAGAGATAGGCTTGAATTACATTTATCCAAGTTTTCCTAGAGATGTCTTTGGAAAAGCCATTGATGATTTAATCAAATCAGATGCTTCAGACCATAAGCAAGTAGATATTCTCCAAACCTTTGCACCCAATTTGAATGACTATTCTGACCATCTCATCCGGTGTCTTCAACATGGCGTTCAGATCAGGATATTACTAGCTTGGCCCTATTCTGAAGCAGCCAAGCTGAGAGAAGAAGTTCTGAGAAGATATGGTAATAACAGCATCGAGAATGAAATTAATATTCAAGATTGCGTGATTGCCAATCTGGAGACATTAGAAAACATCATCAGAGTTTCAGGCACGTCTAAACCTATTGACATTAAGCTGTATGATACACTTCCTTCCCTAGCCATTTATCGCGCTGGTAGCTATATGTTGGCATCACCTTTTCTGCACGGATCGCTTGCTATCAATACATTCCAGTTAGAGCTGACGCTAAACTCTGCCAATCAACTCATCACGCATACCTTACAAAAGGATTTTGAGTTGATGTGGCACGTTGCTCGTCGCTTTTATCCATATCCAAATCAAAATTGGAGAAACGATCTGAAAATCTTATTTACAAGTTGAACATTATGATTGAAACCCTCAATGATTTCGAGATTTCCTTAATTGCAAAGTTTAGAGCTCATCCATTGTTTAGTCAGATTGACGCGATCGCTTGGAAAGATTTACTTGCGGTGCTTATCCAGCGACGCTTTTTGTCCCTTTCTATCGTCAACCTTTACGAATTTGTGATTGATGCTCTGACTGATGAGCAGATCAAGCGAACGGTTAGAGGGATTCTGAATGAAGAATTTCCACGCAATACAAAAGGGGTTCCCCTACCTTCTCATCGCGAGCTACTTTTTCAAGATCTGCTCAATCTAGGTGCAACGTCTGACATGATATTAATAACGCCGGAAACATCGACCACTCAAAAGGTTAGACATGAGAGCTATCAGCAGCTAGTCAGTTGTCTGGGAAAACAGCATGGTCAGGTGGGGCTGGTTGCATTTCTTCGCTTTTGGGCTGAGGTGCTGGTTTCAGTTGAGTATTCCTGTCTCTGGCAACGCATGTCTGAACGCCTATCCAACGGACAGTCACGACATAAAATTAGATCGGAATTTTATTATTTCCATATGATCCATGACAGCAGACATTCAGATATTGGACAGGAAAGCATTCTAGGAGGGTTGACCCATTCTCAAGAATTGGCCATTCATTTAAAGAGACTTATTTCATCTCAAGAAGCTCTAGCTTACTGCCTGAATCTTCAAGAGAATGCCTATCAGCTTAAATGTCAATTTTACGATCAGTTCATCAACGAGCGTCCCAACTTGCATCTTGCATACGCACAAACGTGAGGCGGTTCAATGGGCTTGTCGCAGCTATGAACATTCAACCGGACTTCATAGTCCAGCTGCATCGCAACCAGGTTAGTGGGTAGGTGCTGGCGATCGCCCTTGCAGATCGAATCCATCCCATCATCGCCCATACAGACACGCTGGTGACTAGACGTCGCGCCCATACCAGCAAAACCCGTCTGCGTATGAAGTCCAGTGAGTCGGTGACGGCTGGCTTAGACTGTATAGCCGTGCTTTTAAGCACCTAGCCTTTATGTCTTGCCAGTCCATCAGGCTGCATCGTTAACCCAGACGCGATCGCCTCTTGATGCATGGTTGCCATGTGCAGTTCCACCACCGCCTGTCCATCTAACCTATGGTGCCACACCAAGAGCGATCGCCCCTCGAATCGACCAACAGCGGCGCAGTTGAGGGGTAGCCCTATCAATTGATGGGGGGGCGTGGGGGTGATCAAGGGAACTAGGTCAGCAAGATGGGCCGCAGGGTAGGCGATCGCCGTTAACCAGGGCAGCGATCGCACCCAACTCCC
This portion of the Leptolyngbya sp. CCY15150 genome encodes:
- a CDS encoding hydantoinase B/oxoprolinase family protein encodes the protein MLNVFADRGGTFTDLVAVTDDSAIAERLSSQRRFQVTALPHQQWVIVYKLLSEQPDRYADAVIQGIRDILGLAAHEPIPAGQLQRVKMGTTVATNALLERKGDRTLFVTTRGFRDVLRIGYQNRPNIFAREIVLPDMLYDQVLEVNERYTAEGEEYLPLNAAEIDRVTQAMQAAYDDGIRSCAIVLIHGYRYPDHEQAIAAIAHQVGFPQVSVSHSVSPLMKLVSRGDTTVVDAYLSPILRRYVDQVAAALEPEEPGALRPRLEFMKSDGGLTDARLFQGKDSLLSGPAGGIVGAVKTSVQAGFHRIIGFDMGGTSTDVSHFKGDYERTFETEIAGVRLRAPMLSIHTVAAGGGSILSFDGARYRVGPDSAGAQPGPAGYGQGGPLTVTDCNIMLGKLQPDFFPQVFGPNGNLPLDREGVQQAFAEQAVLIEEQTGDRRTPEQVAAGYLAIAIDKMANAIKKISVQRGYDVTDYTLCCFGGAGGQHACLIAEALGMTQIFLHPYAGVLSAYGIGQADVRSLREVAVEQPLSPDMLPQLSQLLDTLQQEAMAEVIGQGMTEDTLQSIRKAHLRYAGTDSALLVTAGSIDEMRSQFEEQHKQRYGFIMPDKDLIIEAASVEVIGQTPPLAESQVSTQRDSPLQAIATVTVYSHHQWHPAPVYHRADLCPSDTIPGPALIIEATGTNVVESGWVACLTEHNALILRQVAAVAAEPLDLDHETTSTPDPVLLEIFNNLFQSIAEQMGITLQNTSYSVNIKERLDFSCALFDAQGQLVANAPHIPVHLGSMSESVSSLMRAQGDRLQPGDVYVSNNPYNGGTHLPDITVITPVFLNHDQPLFYLASRGHHADIGGITPGSMPPYSTHLDQEGVLLDNVQLVNQGRFCEAEILDLLTSGSHPARNPIQNIADLKAQIAANERGSYELQRMVDHYGLSVVQSYMQHIQDNATASVQQVIERLSDGQFTYELDDGSQIKVAIALNHRDRTAHIDFTGTSPQQPTNLNAPLAIAKAVVLYVFRSLVDDQIPLNAGCLKPLRMTIPEGCLLNPCYPAAVVAGNVETSQAIANALYGALGIMAAAQGTMNNFTFGDAQHQYYETICGGSGAGKDFNGTDAVQTHMTNSRLTDPEVLEWRFPVLINEFSIRAHSGGLGRHTGGNGVVRCIQFRQPMTAAILSGHRRIPPFGLHGGEPGQLGHNWVERCDGAIEHLPGNAEVAMNAGDTFVIETPGGGGHG
- a CDS encoding TIGR04222 domain-containing membrane protein, which encodes MLDTFQSALYQRLQAFELDDPNHEFGFTRQLMRNQGWSLTYTQRAIAEYKKFAFLTVVAKHQVVPSDQVDQVWHAHLLLTQSYWNEFCPKVLGKTLHHHPARGGRLERAEFHRLYAQTIASYQQVWGSPPIDLWSPADVRFGTELNMQRVSLNDHWVIPKQYSYLKFAQLLSIIGIIALVTIGWISAAQGSTIEPAASYVSMNPSVVALCSSAILGLIVRYIIRSPDQQPQRPQLDIYQMAYLEGGKARAVDLAIMQLVYQGYLYLNVRHRTFAIAKWLPPEATSLERQLMQQVCLTPSLQDLRRVSQYDMNGLQGSLEQEKLLMKGWAACMGKSLGYFIFITIFSGIWIPVVEQSLGIQISDMSSFTVLHQSIGIATLCCFVPGGRTRWGIRTLIDIKNNHDAYNLAQRFALYGYTVLSGGVLDDLKQIFKAEEDAASSGGCGC